A single region of the Aeromonas hydrophila subsp. hydrophila ATCC 7966 genome encodes:
- a CDS encoding DMT family transporter: protein MRSNMMLLMAAAIWGLGFVAQRLGMDHMGPYTFNGLRFLLGAASLLPLLWWLKSRQPKAQPGDRRLLLTGGLIAGTVLFSAASLQQVGLLYTTAAKAGFITGLYIILVPVIGLALRHKTGANTWVGALIAMAGLYYLSVTEDFTIGYGDLLQVVGALFWAVHLLVLDHYSSRVAPIRLAGVQFVVCGLLSLGTALVIETPSLSGAVAGWQALLYAGLVSVGVGYTLQVVGQRCAHPAHAAIILSLETVFAAIGGVLLLGETLDERAMVGCALMLAGMLISQIRLRWWWKSRRDKVPSQP from the coding sequence ATGCGTTCGAACATGATGTTATTGATGGCCGCCGCCATCTGGGGGCTGGGCTTCGTGGCCCAGCGACTCGGGATGGACCACATGGGGCCTTACACCTTCAACGGCCTGCGCTTTCTGCTGGGGGCCGCCTCCCTGCTGCCGCTACTGTGGTGGCTCAAGTCCCGCCAACCCAAGGCCCAGCCCGGTGATCGGCGTCTGCTGCTGACCGGCGGCCTCATCGCCGGTACCGTGCTGTTCAGCGCCGCCTCGCTGCAACAGGTGGGGCTGCTCTACACCACGGCAGCCAAGGCGGGTTTCATCACAGGTCTCTACATCATACTGGTGCCGGTGATCGGGCTCGCCCTGCGCCACAAGACGGGGGCCAACACCTGGGTTGGCGCCCTCATCGCCATGGCAGGGCTCTACTACCTCAGCGTCACCGAGGACTTCACCATCGGCTACGGCGACCTGCTGCAGGTGGTGGGCGCCCTGTTCTGGGCCGTACACCTGCTGGTGCTGGATCACTACTCGAGCCGGGTCGCCCCCATTCGCCTCGCTGGCGTTCAGTTCGTGGTGTGCGGTCTGCTCAGTCTGGGCACCGCGCTGGTCATCGAGACCCCCAGTCTGAGCGGCGCAGTGGCCGGCTGGCAGGCCCTGCTCTATGCCGGTCTGGTATCGGTCGGGGTGGGCTACACCCTGCAGGTGGTGGGTCAGCGCTGCGCCCATCCGGCCCATGCCGCCATCATCCTCAGCCTGGAGACGGTGTTCGCCGCCATCGGTGGCGTGCTGTTGCTGGGGGAAACCCTCGACGAGCGCGCCATGGTGGGCTGCGCCCTGATGCTGGCAGGCATGCTGATTTCCCAGATCCGCCTGCGCTGGTGGTGGAAATCCCGGCGGGACAAGGTGCCCAGCCAACCCTAG
- a CDS encoding catalase codes for MNDKTLHSANGAPVVDNNNSLTAGPRGPVLMQDIWLMEKLAHFDRERIPERVVHAKGSGAYGTFTVTHDISAFSKADLFNAVGKQTPVFLRFSTVAGEKGAADAERDVRGFALKFYTEQGNWDLVGNNTPVFFIRDPLKFPDFIHTQKRDPRTNLRSATAAWDFWSRHPESLHQVTILFSDRGIPKSLREMNGYGSHTFSFINDANERFWVKFHFKTEQGHSFYTDEEAATAVGQDRETSQADLFNAIERGDFPRWKVYVQVMPEAEAQTYQIHPFDLTKVWPHSDYPLIPVGVLELNQNPDNYFAHVEQAAFTPANVVPGIGFSPDRMLQGRLFSYGDTQRYRLGVNHGLLPVNAPRCPFHHGAHRDGAMRADSNGGASPNYQPNRFGTQQPSEQHEPALSLEGAALHYDFRDYDSDYYSQPGNLFRIMDEGQRSRLAANLARSLVNVEDDAILAAQLKHFEQADPEYAKRVELALAALQR; via the coding sequence ATGAACGACAAGACCCTGCACAGTGCCAATGGCGCCCCCGTTGTCGACAACAACAACAGCCTCACCGCCGGCCCCCGCGGCCCGGTGCTGATGCAAGACATCTGGTTGATGGAAAAGTTGGCTCACTTCGATCGGGAACGGATCCCGGAGCGGGTGGTTCACGCTAAAGGCTCGGGCGCCTACGGCACCTTTACCGTGACCCATGACATCAGCGCCTTCAGCAAGGCCGACCTGTTCAATGCTGTCGGCAAGCAGACCCCGGTGTTCCTGCGCTTCTCCACCGTGGCCGGTGAGAAGGGCGCCGCCGACGCCGAGCGCGACGTACGCGGCTTCGCCCTCAAGTTCTACACCGAGCAGGGCAACTGGGATCTGGTGGGCAACAACACCCCGGTGTTCTTCATTCGCGATCCGCTGAAGTTCCCCGACTTCATCCACACCCAGAAGCGGGATCCGCGCACCAACCTGCGCAGCGCCACCGCCGCCTGGGACTTCTGGTCCCGCCATCCCGAGTCCCTGCATCAAGTCACCATACTGTTCAGCGATCGCGGCATCCCCAAGAGCCTGCGGGAGATGAACGGCTACGGCAGCCACACCTTCAGCTTCATCAACGACGCCAACGAGCGCTTCTGGGTCAAGTTCCACTTCAAGACCGAGCAGGGCCACAGCTTCTACACCGATGAAGAGGCCGCCACCGCCGTCGGCCAGGATCGGGAGACCAGTCAGGCCGATCTGTTCAACGCCATCGAACGGGGCGACTTCCCGCGCTGGAAGGTCTATGTGCAGGTGATGCCGGAGGCAGAAGCCCAGACCTACCAGATCCACCCGTTCGACCTCACCAAGGTGTGGCCGCACAGCGACTACCCGCTGATCCCGGTCGGCGTGCTGGAGCTCAACCAGAACCCGGACAACTACTTCGCCCACGTGGAGCAGGCCGCCTTCACCCCGGCCAACGTGGTGCCCGGCATCGGCTTCTCGCCGGATCGCATGCTGCAGGGGCGGCTGTTCTCCTACGGTGACACCCAGCGCTATCGCCTCGGCGTCAACCACGGCCTGCTGCCGGTCAATGCCCCGCGCTGCCCGTTCCACCACGGTGCCCACCGCGACGGCGCCATGCGGGCCGACAGCAACGGCGGCGCCAGCCCCAACTACCAGCCGAACCGCTTCGGCACCCAGCAGCCGAGCGAGCAGCACGAGCCGGCGCTGAGTCTGGAAGGGGCCGCCCTGCACTACGATTTTCGCGACTACGACAGCGATTACTACAGCCAGCCGGGCAACCTGTTCCGCATCATGGACGAGGGGCAGCGCTCGCGCCTCGCCGCCAACCTGGCGCGCTCCCTCGTCAACGTGGAGGATGACGCCATCCTCGCGGCCCAGCTCAAGCACTTCGAGCAGGCCGACCCCGAGTACGCCAAGCGGGTCGAGCTGGCGCTGGCCGCTCTGCAGCGCTAA
- a CDS encoding LysR family transcriptional regulator, whose translation MVFKQWPPLNVLRGFEAAARLGSFHQAAQELHLTQSAISQQIRSLEELLGQPLFHRQGRSVALTDAGQDLLETTQSVLLQLAMGIQRLEQYRKPNQLVLNTSTALARHWLLPRLGAFHLAHPEVDLWLFTSDEEPDMAEQTIDLTLRWQLAPQAECRHQLLLADRLLPVAAPAVLAQPAAERTTLHGERELDWHHWTLKGGEDLQLQTRGLNFSDPGLLLDAACQGLGIALVSERLSRPARQQGQLLPLSTHRVKGPQWHLLVHQESETMPECRTFCRWLELQFANPAPAADGLPSL comes from the coding sequence ATGGTGTTCAAACAGTGGCCCCCGCTCAACGTGCTGCGGGGCTTTGAGGCGGCGGCCAGACTCGGCAGTTTTCATCAGGCAGCGCAGGAGCTGCACCTGACCCAGTCCGCCATCAGCCAGCAGATCCGCTCGCTGGAGGAGCTGCTCGGCCAACCGCTGTTTCACCGGCAGGGGCGCTCGGTCGCCCTCACCGATGCGGGGCAGGATCTGCTGGAGACCACCCAGAGCGTGCTGCTGCAGCTGGCGATGGGGATCCAGCGGTTGGAGCAGTACCGCAAGCCCAACCAGCTGGTGCTTAACACCAGCACAGCCCTCGCCCGCCACTGGCTGCTGCCGCGGCTGGGGGCGTTTCATCTCGCCCATCCCGAGGTCGATCTCTGGCTGTTCACCAGCGACGAAGAGCCCGACATGGCCGAGCAGACCATCGATCTCACCTTGCGCTGGCAGCTGGCTCCCCAGGCCGAGTGCCGCCACCAGCTGCTGCTGGCAGACCGCCTGCTGCCGGTGGCCGCCCCCGCCGTGCTGGCCCAACCGGCAGCAGAGCGCACCACCCTGCACGGGGAGCGGGAGCTGGACTGGCACCACTGGACCCTCAAGGGTGGAGAGGATCTGCAGCTGCAGACCCGGGGGCTCAACTTCTCCGATCCCGGTCTCTTGCTGGACGCAGCCTGCCAGGGGCTCGGCATCGCCCTGGTGAGCGAGCGGCTCTCCCGTCCCGCTCGCCAGCAGGGGCAGCTGTTGCCGCTCTCCACCCACAGGGTCAAGGGGCCGCAGTGGCATCTGCTGGTGCATCAGGAGAGCGAGACCATGCCGGAGTGCCGCACTTTCTGTCGCTGGCTTGAGTTGCAGTTTGCCAACCCCGCTCCCGCCGCGGATGGTTTGCCATCCCTCTGA
- a CDS encoding YnjH family protein, with the protein MYLGKRVGGWLLLALLGGATGTGVAAEPKRAEVGAELVLPLGSLPERVCWYQDQKYSLGARILQGDSWLECAPQNEQESNGPLAWREPQRASDAAGKATKSGTISVGQ; encoded by the coding sequence ATGTATCTGGGCAAGAGGGTAGGTGGCTGGCTGTTGCTGGCGCTGTTGGGCGGTGCGACCGGCACTGGCGTGGCGGCAGAGCCGAAGCGGGCGGAAGTGGGAGCCGAACTGGTGCTGCCGCTGGGCTCGCTGCCGGAGCGAGTCTGCTGGTATCAGGATCAGAAATATTCGCTGGGTGCCAGGATCCTGCAGGGCGACAGCTGGCTGGAGTGCGCCCCGCAAAACGAGCAGGAGAGCAACGGGCCACTGGCCTGGCGAGAGCCGCAAAGGGCGTCGGATGCGGCCGGGAAGGCGACGAAGAGCGGTACTATCAGCGTCGGTCAGTGA
- the ydiK gene encoding AI-2E family transporter YdiK, whose protein sequence is MNMKKVDLAKITLGVLFLSLLIVSCFMVLRPFLPALVWATMITIATWPLMLMVQRLLWGKRALAALSMTLVLLLMFVIPLFMALANVAEKAPMLIELGTTISHSPPPELLWLQQVPLVGGKLYDFWQQILASGGQVLFAKLAPYFGQTARWLASQAGNLGLLFVHFLLTVGICGLLYHSGEVVATGIRRFAHRLAGERGDNATVLASQAIRAVAMGVVVTALVQSSVAGLGLLIAGIPYTMILVVVMFLLIVAQIGPFPVLLACVGYLYWSGDTTWGTFLLVWSLLAGTMDNFLRPFLIKRGADLPLILILVGVIGGLLAMGIIGLFIGPVVLAVGYTLLDAWIKEDDQPAAAAVEAPKAQ, encoded by the coding sequence ATGAATATGAAAAAAGTGGATTTGGCCAAGATAACCCTGGGAGTGCTGTTTCTCAGCCTCCTCATCGTCTCCTGCTTCATGGTGCTGCGCCCCTTCCTGCCCGCTCTGGTGTGGGCCACCATGATCACCATCGCCACCTGGCCGCTGATGCTGATGGTGCAGCGCCTGCTGTGGGGCAAGCGCGCCCTGGCGGCCCTCAGCATGACCCTGGTACTGCTGCTGATGTTCGTCATCCCGCTCTTCATGGCGCTGGCCAACGTGGCGGAGAAGGCGCCCATGCTGATTGAGCTGGGCACCACCATCAGCCACTCCCCTCCCCCCGAGCTGCTCTGGTTGCAGCAGGTGCCGCTGGTAGGCGGCAAGCTCTACGACTTCTGGCAGCAAATTCTGGCGAGCGGCGGTCAGGTGCTGTTTGCCAAGCTGGCCCCCTATTTTGGTCAGACAGCTCGCTGGCTCGCCTCCCAGGCGGGCAACCTGGGGCTGCTGTTCGTCCACTTCCTGCTGACCGTCGGCATCTGCGGCCTGCTCTACCACTCGGGTGAAGTGGTGGCGACCGGCATTCGCCGTTTCGCCCACCGGCTGGCCGGCGAGCGCGGCGACAACGCCACCGTGCTCGCTTCACAGGCGATCCGCGCCGTGGCCATGGGGGTCGTCGTGACCGCGCTGGTGCAATCCTCGGTGGCAGGGCTGGGTCTGCTGATTGCCGGCATCCCCTACACCATGATCCTGGTGGTGGTGATGTTCCTGCTGATCGTCGCCCAGATCGGCCCCTTCCCGGTGCTGCTGGCCTGTGTCGGCTACCTCTACTGGAGCGGCGACACCACCTGGGGCACCTTCCTGCTGGTCTGGTCGCTGCTGGCGGGCACCATGGACAACTTCCTGCGCCCCTTCCTGATCAAGCGCGGCGCCGACCTGCCGCTCATCCTCATTCTGGTGGGGGTCATCGGCGGCTTGCTGGCGATGGGGATCATCGGCCTCTTTATCGGCCCCGTGGTGCTGGCGGTGGGTTACACCCTGCTGGATGCCTGGATCAAGGAAGATGACCAACCGGCGGCCGCGGCCGTTGAAGCGCCCAAGGCCCAATAA
- a CDS encoding GNAT family N-acetyltransferase has product MQITIRHAEPADAPALRDLYAMPNAQAGTLQLPYPTLGVWQKRLESGSVVALVAEVDGLLVGQLSLHMEPNPRRKHVACIGMGVRDDWAGKGVGSALLRAALEMADNWLNLQRVELTVYTDNQGALALYRKFGFVEEGLARGYAFRQGEYVDALYMARVRP; this is encoded by the coding sequence ATGCAGATCACCATTCGTCACGCCGAACCGGCCGATGCCCCCGCCTTGCGGGATCTCTATGCCATGCCCAACGCTCAGGCGGGCACCCTGCAACTGCCCTATCCCACCCTGGGCGTCTGGCAGAAGCGGCTGGAGAGCGGCAGCGTGGTGGCGCTGGTGGCCGAGGTCGACGGCCTGCTGGTGGGCCAGCTCTCGCTGCATATGGAGCCCAATCCCAGGCGCAAGCACGTGGCCTGTATAGGCATGGGGGTACGGGATGACTGGGCCGGCAAGGGGGTTGGCTCCGCCCTGCTGAGGGCCGCGCTGGAGATGGCCGACAACTGGCTCAACCTGCAACGCGTCGAGCTCACCGTCTACACCGACAATCAGGGGGCGCTGGCGCTCTATCGCAAGTTCGGCTTCGTCGAGGAGGGGCTGGCCCGTGGCTACGCCTTCCGTCAGGGTGAGTACGTGGATGCCCTCTACATGGCGAGGGTCCGGCCATGA
- a CDS encoding agmatine deiminase family protein has protein sequence MSSRRHVLKQLAALGALVGLGTLPRAKAAATVASPAEASFYMPEESTFQTRVWVAFAASEAIWGSDYKEVQAPIGRLVQAMVPYTQVNVLCREAEQALARQLCGEQNTRFVIAELDDIWLRDTGGVFVQNEEGELGLVDFNFNGWGDKQEHEQDAGVAELVSQQAKVRYLQSKLTGEGGGIEVDGNGTAILTESCWLNSNRNPGVSKAQLEAELKANLGLRKIIWLPGIKGKDITDAHVDFYARFVRTGVVVVNLDNDPQSHDYEVTRRHLAILKQATDADGNKLELHVLPPPLDGRDNRFSRSRDFAAGYINYLPINGAVIAPEFGDKAADSYCHELLARLYPGREIVQINIDPVAAGGGGIHCITLHQPA, from the coding sequence ATGTCATCCCGTCGCCATGTTCTGAAACAGCTGGCCGCCCTCGGCGCCTTGGTCGGGCTGGGTACGCTGCCAAGGGCCAAGGCCGCCGCAACCGTCGCCAGCCCGGCAGAGGCCAGCTTCTACATGCCGGAAGAGTCGACGTTTCAAACCCGGGTCTGGGTGGCGTTTGCCGCCAGCGAGGCCATCTGGGGCAGCGATTACAAGGAGGTGCAGGCCCCCATAGGCCGGCTGGTGCAGGCCATGGTGCCCTATACCCAGGTGAACGTGCTCTGCCGCGAAGCCGAACAGGCGCTGGCCCGCCAGCTCTGCGGCGAGCAGAACACCCGCTTTGTCATCGCCGAGCTGGACGACATCTGGCTGCGGGATACCGGCGGCGTCTTCGTTCAGAACGAGGAGGGGGAGCTGGGGCTGGTGGATTTCAACTTCAACGGCTGGGGTGACAAGCAGGAGCACGAACAGGATGCAGGCGTCGCCGAGCTGGTCAGCCAGCAGGCCAAGGTCCGTTATCTGCAGAGCAAGCTGACCGGCGAGGGGGGCGGCATCGAGGTGGATGGCAACGGCACCGCCATCCTGACCGAGAGCTGCTGGCTCAACAGCAACCGCAATCCGGGGGTGAGCAAGGCGCAACTGGAGGCGGAGCTGAAGGCCAATCTGGGGCTGCGCAAAATCATCTGGCTGCCGGGCATCAAGGGCAAGGACATCACCGATGCCCACGTCGATTTCTACGCCCGTTTCGTGCGCACCGGCGTGGTGGTGGTCAATCTGGACAACGACCCGCAGTCCCACGACTACGAGGTGACCCGCCGGCATCTGGCCATTCTCAAGCAGGCCACCGATGCCGACGGCAACAAGCTGGAGCTGCATGTGTTGCCACCACCGCTCGACGGGCGGGACAACCGTTTCAGCCGTAGCCGGGATTTTGCCGCCGGCTACATCAACTATCTGCCGATCAATGGCGCCGTCATCGCCCCCGAGTTTGGCGACAAGGCGGCCGACAGCTACTGCCACGAGCTGCTGGCCCGCCTCTATCCGGGTCGTGAAATCGTGCAGATCAATATCGATCCGGTGGCCGCCGGTGGCGGTGGTATTCACTGCATCACCCTCCACCAGCCAGCCTGA
- a CDS encoding AraC family transcriptional regulator, protein MIDYRRRLIPVLRALEQDPDLSIEALAERACLSLYHFHRVFTAVAGEAPGEMCRRLRMQRAAWQLCYTDASITAIALGAGLGSSQAFAKAFRRYYGCTPGAFRSDKSKNGHLESKDGHAWDGPSPYAEGHSSARSNTMKTVEMDARTLAYIRVTGPYGEGYDAVCGRLHQWAAARRLEGGEWIFIYHDNPEVTPPAQCRTDIGITVPPQTRGEGEVETQLIPAGRYAQSRYLITDRNQYGPRWQEHVGDIVAAGLEFGSGPCFELYHSVSNDPLRDDVSFCSSVR, encoded by the coding sequence ATGATCGACTACCGCCGCCGGCTCATCCCGGTGCTGCGGGCGCTGGAGCAGGATCCGGATCTCTCCATCGAGGCGCTGGCGGAGCGGGCCTGCCTCTCGCTCTACCATTTTCACCGGGTGTTCACCGCCGTGGCGGGCGAGGCGCCGGGGGAGATGTGCCGGCGCTTGCGCATGCAGCGGGCCGCCTGGCAGCTCTGCTACACCGATGCCAGCATCACCGCCATCGCGCTGGGGGCGGGGCTAGGCAGCTCCCAGGCGTTTGCCAAGGCCTTTCGTCGCTACTATGGCTGCACACCGGGCGCGTTTCGCAGTGACAAGAGCAAGAATGGACACCTGGAGAGCAAGGATGGACACGCATGGGATGGACCGTCCCCTTATGCTGAAGGCCACTCATCAGCAAGGAGCAACACCATGAAAACTGTCGAGATGGACGCCCGTACCCTGGCCTATATCCGGGTCACCGGTCCCTATGGCGAGGGTTATGATGCCGTCTGTGGCCGCCTGCACCAGTGGGCCGCTGCGCGCAGGCTGGAGGGCGGGGAGTGGATCTTCATCTACCACGACAACCCGGAGGTGACGCCGCCGGCCCAGTGCCGCACCGACATCGGCATCACTGTGCCGCCTCAGACCCGGGGTGAGGGAGAGGTGGAGACCCAGCTCATTCCGGCTGGCCGTTATGCCCAGTCCCGTTACCTCATTACCGACCGCAACCAGTACGGCCCGCGCTGGCAGGAGCATGTGGGTGACATAGTCGCGGCCGGGCTGGAGTTCGGCAGCGGCCCCTGCTTCGAGCTCTACCACAGCGTGAGCAATGATCCCCTGCGCGACGACGTGAGCTTCTGCTCCAGCGTGCGCTAG
- a CDS encoding bifunctional NUDIX hydrolase/phosphatase PAP2 family protein yields the protein MSHYCFLLLCLLLPGLPALAAPSAAVCVVKHQQQLLLVQDRVSSRYSLTGGYIDAGETPQQAALRELYEETGLRGRVIAELGSWQRALLFACQTLEPIRAQTGSGFVSLLRAPNLGGEILNARLIAPARLPDDQRRFPVQLDWLAPQLAAIPDSPVLWQPDFRGEGNALHQMEVPLIHQLQTWLGAQVRWLEVSNLFGSAAFQLALLPLLLPWLGWPRVRQLLLAMLTLTLLVQVAKEGIGWPRPFHLDPALAQGSAQGFGMPSGHAASALLFWGVLLRGCWPANPWRSAALALLLATLTGLARVWLGVHFLSDVAAGLLLGALLLALHPRLANLAAKQWSWAGLTFACALAAGWSQSSALAGLTTFSLGLTLGMLLPLPRTVQTGWRPPLLALLGSLPLGALWWALPLWLTSSWLILLGQWLLYCCLGLWLSAGLWWILSLVNNDPLPKGPGPDKGLL from the coding sequence ATGTCGCACTACTGTTTTTTGCTGCTTTGTCTCCTGCTGCCAGGATTGCCCGCCCTGGCCGCGCCAAGCGCCGCCGTCTGCGTCGTCAAACATCAACAACAGCTGTTGCTGGTACAGGACAGGGTCTCGTCCCGCTACAGCCTGACCGGCGGCTACATAGATGCGGGCGAGACGCCGCAGCAGGCGGCGCTGCGGGAGCTGTATGAAGAGACCGGCCTGCGGGGCCGGGTCATCGCCGAGCTGGGCTCATGGCAGCGCGCCCTGCTGTTCGCCTGCCAGACCCTGGAACCCATTCGCGCACAGACCGGTTCTGGCTTTGTCTCCCTGCTGCGGGCCCCCAATCTGGGCGGCGAGATCCTCAATGCCAGGCTGATCGCTCCGGCCCGGTTGCCGGATGATCAGCGCCGCTTTCCGGTGCAGCTCGACTGGCTGGCCCCCCAACTGGCCGCCATTCCCGACAGCCCCGTGCTGTGGCAGCCCGATTTTCGTGGCGAGGGTAATGCACTGCACCAAATGGAAGTCCCGCTGATCCACCAGCTGCAGACCTGGCTCGGTGCTCAGGTGCGCTGGCTCGAGGTCAGCAACCTGTTCGGTTCAGCCGCCTTTCAGCTTGCCCTGCTACCCTTGCTGCTGCCCTGGCTGGGCTGGCCCCGGGTGCGCCAGCTGCTGCTGGCCATGCTGACCCTCACCCTGCTGGTGCAGGTGGCCAAGGAGGGGATTGGCTGGCCCAGACCCTTCCACCTCGATCCCGCGCTGGCACAAGGCAGCGCCCAGGGCTTCGGCATGCCGAGCGGCCACGCCGCCTCGGCGCTGCTGTTCTGGGGTGTGCTGCTCAGAGGGTGCTGGCCCGCCAACCCCTGGCGCAGCGCCGCCCTGGCCCTGCTGCTGGCCACCCTGACCGGGCTGGCCCGGGTCTGGCTCGGGGTTCACTTCCTGTCGGATGTGGCGGCCGGCCTGCTGCTTGGCGCCCTGCTGCTGGCCCTGCATCCCCGCCTCGCCAACCTGGCGGCCAAGCAGTGGAGCTGGGCCGGGCTCACCTTCGCCTGCGCGCTGGCCGCCGGGTGGAGCCAATCCTCGGCGCTGGCGGGCCTGACCACCTTCAGCCTGGGGCTAACCCTCGGCATGCTGTTGCCGCTGCCGCGCACGGTGCAGACCGGCTGGCGCCCCCCGCTGCTGGCGCTGCTCGGCAGCCTGCCGCTGGGGGCGCTCTGGTGGGCACTGCCGCTCTGGCTGACCAGCTCCTGGCTTATCCTGCTCGGCCAGTGGCTGCTTTATTGTTGCCTGGGGCTCTGGTTGAGCGCCGGCCTCTGGTGGATACTCTCACTCGTGAATAATGACCCGCTACCCAAGGGCCCAGGCCCTGACAAGGGATTGCTATGA
- a CDS encoding substrate-binding periplasmic protein: protein MSRLLSLMICCCLGTALPASAFTYYSEQNMPFNGQDEQGNSTGLAVELLRLMWQEMGEPEQPIHFMPWAKAWYLLTQQPDAVLFTTAHTQARDPHFLWVCPISHSRVSLVGRKRDAPKVTGKADLTKLQIGVMQADVGEQLLLNRGISPANLMSVERMDQVVRQLIMARTDLVAGNEVMLFHQARQLGFSSDTFVTVATLADQDNCFAFNPAADKQQVARLQQALDKVRQGEAFKRLIARYQDVVQSPPADHLPTIE, encoded by the coding sequence ATGTCGCGTCTGCTCAGCCTGATGATCTGCTGCTGTCTTGGCACAGCCCTGCCCGCCTCGGCGTTCACCTATTACTCCGAGCAAAACATGCCTTTCAACGGCCAGGATGAGCAGGGCAACAGCACCGGCCTGGCGGTGGAGTTGCTGCGGCTGATGTGGCAGGAGATGGGCGAGCCGGAGCAGCCTATTCACTTCATGCCCTGGGCCAAGGCCTGGTACCTGCTGACCCAGCAGCCGGATGCGGTGCTGTTCACCACAGCCCACACCCAGGCGCGGGATCCCCACTTTCTCTGGGTCTGCCCCATCAGCCACTCGCGGGTCTCGTTGGTAGGGCGCAAGCGGGATGCCCCCAAGGTGACCGGCAAGGCCGATCTGACCAAGCTGCAGATCGGGGTCATGCAGGCGGACGTGGGGGAGCAGCTGCTGCTCAACCGGGGCATCAGCCCCGCCAACCTGATGTCGGTGGAGCGCATGGATCAGGTGGTGCGCCAGCTCATCATGGCCCGCACCGATCTGGTGGCCGGCAACGAGGTCATGCTGTTCCATCAGGCAAGGCAGCTCGGTTTTTCGTCCGATACCTTCGTCACCGTCGCCACCCTGGCGGATCAGGACAACTGCTTCGCCTTCAACCCGGCGGCGGACAAACAGCAGGTCGCCCGCCTGCAGCAGGCGCTCGACAAGGTCAGACAGGGGGAGGCCTTCAAGCGGCTCATCGCCCGCTATCAGGATGTGGTGCAGTCACCGCCGGCGGATCACCTGCCCACGATCGAATAA